A stretch of the Aegilops tauschii subsp. strangulata cultivar AL8/78 chromosome 4, Aet v6.0, whole genome shotgun sequence genome encodes the following:
- the LOC141021819 gene encoding uncharacterized protein, with protein MAGTNSSLTSPSLPASLNSTSGALVTAAMPATSSAVQVASVRTHVPVVLDLQTSNFTKWRMLVCVLHGKYDLLPHVNTVTAAADRTTDWTHDDYVIRLWIYGSISDEILYIIMAEDQTAQEAWTLITNLFLDNQMTRAVYLEAEFRGLVQGDLSVTAYYHRLKALSDALSDVGNPVSDQTLVLNCLRGLNPRFSDITTIVTMQSPLPSFTQTRSLLRETQLANSSAAGHQTALYSDGGPSHGAGGPHGAGGSYGAGGSKTSGQNRGSDCGDGSRSSGNFGSHRNGGNNWRKKKNNGGSNTSGNSSGQRPGNAAPSIVLWVCFNPYTGQQLQASPTARQNTRAGLLGPRPPVVPPAQAFTSLAPLHGQAFGTNSPPTPGYNGASSWDCTALMAALNNAATPKTVGEWVMDSGATTHMASDPGSLHQGRDSSMQ; from the exons ATGGCAGGCACCAACTCCTCCCTCACCTCGCCTTCCCTGCCCGCCTCCCTGAACTCCACCTCCGGTGCCCTCGTTACCGCTGCTATGCCGGCCACCTCCTCGGCGGTGCAAGTCGCCAGCGTGCGCACCCACGTGCCCGTCGTACTCGATCTTCAGACCTCCAACTTCACCAAGTGGCGGATGCTCGTCTGTGTTCTTCACGGCAAGTACGACTTGCTCCCTCACGTCAACACCGTCACCGCCGCGGCGGACCGCACGACCGACTGGACTCACGACGACTACGTCATCCGTTTGTGGATCTACGGGTCCATCTCCGATGAGATCCTCTACATCATCATGGCAGAGGACCAGACGGCTCAGGAGGCATGGACACTCATCACCAACCTCTTCTTGGACAATCAGATGACCCGCGCCGTCTACCTTGAGGCGGAGTTCCGTGGCCTTGTCCAAGGGGACCTCTCTGTCACCGCCTACTATCATCGCCTCAAGGCTCTCTCGGATGCTCTCAGTGACGTCGGCAACCCCGTCTCTGACCAGACACTTGTTCTCAACTGCCTCCGTGGACTCAACCCGCGCTTCTCCGACATCACCACCATAGTCACCATGCAGAGCCCCCTGCCATCCTTCACCCAGACGCGCTCTCTCCTCCGCGAGACCCAGCTCGCGAACTCCTCGGCTGCGGGGCACCAGACCGCGCTCTACAGCGACGGTGGCCCATCCCATGGCGCTGGAGGTCCTCATGGCGCTGGTGGCTCCTATGGTGCTGGTGGATCAAAAACGTCCGGCCAGAACCGCGGCTCGGACTGTGGTGATGGCAGCCGTAGCAGTGGCAACTTCGGCAGCCACCGCAATGGCGGCAACAACTGGCGCAAGAAGAAAAACAACGGTGGCAGCAACACTAGTGGGAACTCCAGCGGCCAACGCCCAGGCAACGCTGCACCATCTATTGTGTTGTGGGTGTGCTTTAACCCATATACAGGTCAACAGCTTCAGGCATCACCCACGGCAAGGCAGAACACTAGGGCTGGTCTTCTTGGCCCGCGGCCACCGGTGGTACCACCGGCTCAAGCATTCACATCTCTGGCTCCTCTTCATGGACAAGCATTTGGCACCAACTCACCTCCAACTCCTGGCTACAACGGCGCCTCATCGTGGGACTGCACCGCACTGATGGCCGCCCTCAACAACGCCGCCACTCCGAAGACCGTCGGTGAGTGGGTCATGGATTCCGGAGCCACTACTCATATGGCCTCGGACCCTG GATCTTTGCACCAAGGCCGTGATTCTTCGATGCAATAG